The Desulfovibrio litoralis DSM 11393 genomic interval ACGGCACCAATTCTCCTGTTTGGCTCTTTACTGATTCACGTGAGTTAGGTGAAAAAGTTATAGAAATAATGCCAAAACTGATTGCCGATATGCCTGATCCTGCTACTCCTTTAAAATCTTGGGAAGATTACGGCGAAGTAATTCTTTGTAAAGATAAAGCAGAAATGATAAAAATAAGCGACACTTACGCCCCGGAACACTTAGAAGTATTGTGCGACGACTTAAATTGGTGGCTTGCTAATTTAACTTCTTACGGTTCTTTGTTTATGGGTGAAATGAGCACTGTTACACACGGTGATAAATGTGCCGGCCCTAACCATATTTTACCAACCAAAAAAGCCGCACATTTCAGCGGTGGTTTAAACGTTCATAAATACTTAAAAATCTTAACCTATCAAGAACCATTAACACTTGAAGCCTGCAACACCGTCAGTGAATACGCCTCTCGTCTTTCTCGCCTTGAAGGTATGGAAGGACACGCTAGAGCCTGTGATTGGCGCCTTACAAAGTTAAATCCTAACAAGAAATGGAATTTTCCGGTATACGTGCATCCAAAATACTAATTTTTTAATTAGTTTAATTGTGGTTTTTATTGATTAATATTTTTTAAACATTCATCTTTAAGGAAGGTCTTTTGTATCTTCCTTAAAGAATATACCTCTTATGTTTTATGTCTTGAGTACATGAAATAACACACAATAGCCTGCGACTGGGGTATTACTAAAGTAAGCCCCAACAAGAATGAAACTTTCCGGTATACGTGCATCCAAAATACTAACCTTTAACCATTTGTATAGGTGTATTATGAAAACAAAACTGATTTCTTTTTTGGTTGTGGCTTTATCGTTTTTTACGGCTAGTGCATTAATGGCAGCCGAACCTTATACAGGAAAAACAATTAAATTGCGTATTGCGTCTCCAAGCCCTAATGGAAGTAATATGGTGCGTGGCTATGAAAAATTTGTTGAACTCGTTAAAGAAAAATCAAACGATAAAATTCAAATTAAACTTTTCCCCAATGCTGTTTTAGGAAGCGACCGCACAACCCTTGAAAGCGTACAACGCGGAACTTTGGATATGGCTTCTTGTTCATCTCCGAATATGGCGAGCTTTGCTAGAGAATATATGGTTTTTGATTTGCCTTATATTACTTCACCTGAATATCAACAAAACCTTTATAATGCTTTAGATAAAGGTGAACTCGGAAAATATTTTGAAACTGTTGCTAATCGTATAGGCTTAACTACTATTATGTGGAGCGAATACGGATATCGCAACTATGTTTCAACAAATAAACCATTAAATAACTTAAATGATTTGAAAGGTTTGAAAGTTCGTACTACGGATTCTCCGATAGAAGTTGCTGTTGCAAAATCTTTGGGAATGGTACCTGCTCCTGTATCTTGGGGTGAAACTTTTACCGCTTTACAACAAGGTACTGTTGATGCCGAGGGTAACAACTGGGAACACTTAGTTACCGCAAAGCACATAGAAGTTTTAAAATATGCTATGGATTCACAGCATAACTATAGTATGCATATTCTTATGATGAACAAAAAAGCTTTTGATGCCCTTCCTCCGGAAGCACAAGCGATTCTTCGTGAAGCCGCCGCCGAAGCTTTAACTTGGCAACGTAAAATTTCTGAAAACTTAGACGAAACTTCTAAAAAAGCAATGCTTGATGCCAAAATTAAATTCCATGATTTATCTGATGCAGAAAGAGCAGAGCTTAAAACCAAAACCAAAGTTGTTTGGGACGAGTTTAAAAAAGAGTTAGATCCAAAGGCGTTAGAGCTTTTACTTTCTACTCAAAAATAAAAACCATATAACGGCATAATCGTTTTCTTGTAAATTGGTGGGCATTAATTTATATGCCCACCAAAAAAAACCCACGCATAGTTAAACGGGAAAAGGTTTTTCGGAATATTAGAGACTATTACACAATAGTCTTAGAGTGGCTTAAGACGTTTTAAGCTTGTTTCCGGCTCTCTTTTCTATTGGGTTTTCTCTCTGCGACAGGGCGTTGTAACCCTTTACACAAGGAGTTTTGTGTGATGCAGCCGGCTCAAGTTTCAACAAGGACAGATAACCATTCAAAAGTATATACATTTTTTTCATATATAAACAATAATCTTGAAAAACCTATTATAATTACAGGGCTTATAGGTTCTATCCTGCTTATAGTCTATCAATCTTTAGGGCGCTATATTTTTTCAAAATTTATTCCATGGATTACAGTTCCGGTTTGGACAGAGGAACTAGCTCGCTTCCTTTATATCTGGGCATCATACATGGCTATTCCCGTAACCATTCGTTTAAGAAGCAGTATTCGAGTTGACGTCATTTATGATAAACTTTCGCCTAAAGTACAGGGTATAAGTTGGATAGTTGTTGATTTAGCCTTTATGCTTATGTCGGCATGTATTTTTTATACCAGCTTGAGTTATCTGAGTATGCAATTGGAATATCACCAATATACTGCTGCGTTGCGTATTCCTTATTATATTCCTTACTTTGTTTTGCCTCTTGCTTTTGGGCTTATGAGTTTGCGTTTGCTTCAAGATCTTGTAAAACAAGCTATAGAGTCGGGTTTTATAAATAGTTGTATAGGTGTTGTGGTTTTTGTTCTTTTGTGTGTGCCTGTCTTTTTTTCTCAAGATATTAATGTGCTTTGGCTTTTATTCGGCTATTTTTTGGTAATGTTGTTTTTGGGTGTTCCAATCGCTATTTGCTTGGGGCTTGCCGCATTAGCAACTATAGTCGGAGCTGATACCCTGC includes:
- a CDS encoding TRAP transporter substrate-binding protein, whose amino-acid sequence is MKTKLISFLVVALSFFTASALMAAEPYTGKTIKLRIASPSPNGSNMVRGYEKFVELVKEKSNDKIQIKLFPNAVLGSDRTTLESVQRGTLDMASCSSPNMASFAREYMVFDLPYITSPEYQQNLYNALDKGELGKYFETVANRIGLTTIMWSEYGYRNYVSTNKPLNNLNDLKGLKVRTTDSPIEVAVAKSLGMVPAPVSWGETFTALQQGTVDAEGNNWEHLVTAKHIEVLKYAMDSQHNYSMHILMMNKKAFDALPPEAQAILREAAAEALTWQRKISENLDETSKKAMLDAKIKFHDLSDAERAELKTKTKVVWDEFKKELDPKALELLLSTQK